The genomic region ctgtaggatcatccattcagccacagcgagggtgcgaacatgagtgaagttttggatttgagcgagAAAatttctctccaaaatgcattggagtggATGGGAggaaattctgcactctcctcaaacaaatgcagctggagagagaagcgTTTGAGATATAGACAAAGTGACtgaattgtacgggtcacaacaaaaatgcctatgttttgaggggttattgtgcagattgagccagaaatgtggctgtacggacgagaaaagaattttttttttggttaaaatcgAGAGCTTCCCccactctaactgccactctcccactctagcttctccaatacacacccattgtaaactccaaatatggctgccggggtccccggccggggctttcctctgccccgtttctggaccggagcgggggcggcttggatccgggctctgtgatgaccgccggctgtctgggctctgagggcctctctggcctgcttctggccttctcagaggtcagaggtcatatatacatgatcactatcaccatcactgtcatcatcatattcacatgatcacgttgatctttaatcactcttcacatactgggtcaccttgtcttcttgtggtggttagactaatggtgatctgtagcagaactctcttgatgcacgccccgagtttactactagttattactactagttactactagttacgactagctatatataaaaatattaaaaaaaaaaaaaaaaaaaaaaaaaaaagggtttgtggtgtccttgcatttccttcctcccctacacctccttttatttttgtggcctggtctgttcactaatatggtttggaaaaaaaaaaaaaaaaaatgtatgtatggttctgtaatttttggtggttgtcggctctgttttggtgttgtctagattgggggtttgggattgttcttggttgcgtgtggtgcgtcgacaacactgttttgtattgtgactttgtacataggttgtgcccccctccctccctcccccccccctccgttctccctctctttctgtctctcgctctctgagcgtctccgtcccggtcctgtcctcagccatgccggatgccagctttaaataaaggcagcagcaggaggagactcagtctcgtcctgctgctgatattaaaatctgttcagatagtaaaaggctacaatcatacaatattgcacgccccagctgccgaacaggacaagggaaaaaaaccccccaaaaaaccaaacaaatatggctgaaattctctccgtacttgaaggctcacagtttaaatttggtaaaagatctggacatgatataacatacctgaatagaggacaaaaatgcctacattttgcaagtaaaatgacttgtctacgtcaaagtatgacaaagttgtaaggggtcaaagttgaaggagttcaaaggtcagttgaagggttttcccatccacttcaatgttaaaaataattttaaaaagttgaaatatttcaaaaagttgaacaaagttgaaaaagtttaaaaaggttgaagaaagggtttaaaaagttgaatattttaaaagttgaatggttaaaatcggttaagatttgaagaagttataaggttccaaagtttgaaaaaatctccatccgttaacatggggcaaaaagttgcacaaaagttgaaatatttcaaaaagtttaaaagatattaaaaagttagaacatagccggaatgtccttaaaaactgcacaatttgatatatgaatggttcaaatcggacaagatttgaaggaggagaagcgtgccaaaaaaacggcggaagaagtcagaagaggaatgtaatagtgtgaatgccttcagcattcacacaataatcaTCGAGCAGCAGACTGCAGAAGGGGGTGAAATAGATCTGACCGGGTGGTTCTGGTTTCCTCACCGAGCAGCGCAGCAGCCCCGCCTGGTGGCCACGGCGCAGCACTGCACGGAGCCTGAGGACCGAAGAAACCGCCAGGGAAGGACAGTCCAGACTCCAGACACGTTCTCCAGTTTATTAGTTCATACAGGGACCGATGACCGTTAGAAATAAATAGCTGCAGAGAGACTCCATGAGGGTTAGTGTCTACCAGGAGACGTCTCCACGTCCACTGTCCCCTACAACAGTACAAAACTCTGAAAAAATAGGATTTAAGACCccccccaaaccggaccccccccccactatCACAGTTTCACGATAAACCTCTAGTGTGAGAGACTACTGTCCAGAAActgtcctgctgtcccggtcctgtcccggACCTGTCCCGGacctgtcccggtcctgtcccggtcctgtcccggtcctgtcccggtcctgtcccggtcctgtcccggACCTGTCCCGGACCTGTCCCTCCTCCATTAAGGCATCGGGTCTCCGCTCTGCACAGGAGTGAGGAGACGTTCAGAGTTCGACCCTGTTGAGAACCGTCCAGACGGGGAACGTGTGGAACGCGTGGCGTCCCGGCCGTGCTCCAGGGGGAACTCCTCTCCAGACCGGTGGTCTTTGGGGAAAAGTCTGGGCGGGGAGGAAAAGGcacagaccggaccggaccggaccggaccggggGCTCTGCTCCTGAGCTCAGTGGAACGTGGCGGAACGTTCTCCTCCCGGTGTTCCACTCAGATTTATCGGTTCTGCGACTCGGTCAGGCGGCGTGACGAACCTCCGCCGCCACCGTCTCCTCCGATGCTCACAGGTTTGGTCCAATCGGCAGTTTGAATCCAAAGCGAGTCGCGAGAACCAACAAACCCAGAACATGGAGAACCTGAGAACCGCCGAAGACCTGGGCCCGGCCAGTCGATCCACCGGGACGGTCTGGACGAGCGGCGGACAGCCAGTCGGGCGTCTCTCTGCACCTGCTGACCCAGTTCCCCCGATCCAGAACAGGTAAGAACCCGCAGAACCAGACTGTCGGCGCGTTGAGTTAAAAACCACGGAGGAACCTGGTTCTCAGGTCTGTCTGATAGAAACGTCCAGTTTGTGTCCAGAAATATGGTTCAGGACCCGGTAGGATTTGATTCTCTGAAAACGGGTCGATGGTTCTGAAGAGGTTCTACAGGAACCGGCTCCAGGATCCCAGAACTCATTTTCTGTTCTTGGAATGAAATGAAGCCTGAGAAGCTTCTGGAAGGAAAGACGGAGTCTCAGTCTGATCCGAGTCCAGATCCGAGTCCGGACACGAAAAACCCCTCAGCGCTGTGGAACGATCCGGACCCTGGACCAGAAGAACCCGCTGCTGTGGAACGATCCGGACCCTGGACCAGAAGAACCCACTGCTGTGGAACGATCTGGACCCTGGACCAGAAGAACCCACTGCTGTGGAACGATCTGGACCCTGGACCAGAAGAACCCGCTGCTGTGGAACGATCAGGACCCTGGACCAAAAGAACCCCCTGCTGTGGAACGATCCGGACCCTGGACCAGAAGAACCCCCTGCTGTGGAACGATCCGCTCTCGCTCTCAGTTCGTCACGTCCACCTGTTCCTCCAAACAGCTCGACGGCAGGAGAACCCTGGAAGGAACCGGACTTCCTGTCCACCATAAGAACTCATTCAGCCGAGGCCGAACCGACGGAGGTGGAACATCTCTGGAACGTCAGGAGAACGTCGACCAGCTCAGCGCTGCGGAGGGTTCCAGACTGAAGTAGATTCACCATGGGCGAACGGAGCTAGCGCTGTGCTAACGCTCTGCTAGCACTCCGCTAGCGCTCTGATAGCATTCTGCTAATGTTCTGCTAGCGCTCTGCTAACGCTCTGATAGCATTCTCCTAATGTTCTGCTAGTGCTCTGCTAATGCGCTGCTAACGCTATGCTAGTGCTATGCTAACGCTATGCTAGCGCTATGCTAGCGCTTTTCGGTCTGTGCGTCGGAAGGTAACAATGCAGATAATCTCACCAGAAGACGCAGAACACAAAAACGATGGGATGGAACAACCTGCAGGGAGCCGCGGTTCAAACTGAGTTCTACTGACGACGTTCTTCACCTCCGACATCGGCGTCCGGCAGGAAAGAAATACGATCGTAAAAAGTTAcgataaaaaaaactaacttttGGTTCACCGTCGCTCCTCAGTTCCGAACTTCACCCTCAAAGAATTAAAGGTTCTGAATGGATCTGCTCCCTGATGGGGTTCTCCGGTCCAGAGGTTCCTCTGGTCCAGAGGTTCCGTCCAGACCTGCATGCGACGGCGGTTCTGCGTTCCGGGCTCAGTAGTGGCGGAGGCTGAAGAAGCCGACGCTGGTGGGCGACTCCTTCACGGTGACGGTGACCAGGTTGGCAGTGACGTCCGTCACGAAGACGTGTTCGATCAGACTCCGGGTGGGCTTccagtcctggttctggaccGGCGGGCGGCCGGGGTAGGAGGAGTCCTGGTCCGAGTCCGAGCTGCTCTCGTCTTCGCCCGTGCTCATGTCGTTCATTCTGGCCTTCTTGCCCTCTTTGGAGCCGGttctctccgggttctggacctCGCCGCAGGTCTTCTCCAGCCGCCCCGGGACTCTGGCGGTCTGGACCCTGTCCGCGGGGGTCTGGGGTTTCCTGACGGCCAGTCTCTGGGGGGTGGGCGGAGTCTTGGGAGCGCTGCGCTCCTGGTTCTGAGAGACCGGGGTTTTCTTGGCGGCAGTTCTCGGGGCGCCGCCGCTTTGGGCCAGTTTGCTCTGCAGGTTGAGGGGCTgcagacccggacccggaccggaCGGCGGGTTCTTCGAGGGCACGGACGCCGCGGGTTTAGGGTGCGGGATCCGCGGCAGCGTGGACAGCGGCGCCGGGGGCTTCCTCTGTCCGCTGGGGGGGCTCAGCTGGGCGGTCCCCTGACCCGGGGGCTTGCTGGTGTTCAGGTTCAGCGCCGCCACGCCCTTCGACTTGCCGGCGGCGGTCTTCAGGTCCAGACTGGCGCCGGAAGCCGCCTGCCTGCCGTCGGAGAGACTCCGGTTGTGGCCGGACCTGTTCAGCGACAGGGAGGCGGTCTGGACGGGGGACCGGCCGGAGCTCGCCGGGCCCCCCGCCGGGTTCTTCGCGGCCCCCCCGGGGGTCAGCGGGCCGCGGGCCGGCCCGGCCGCCGCCTCCCGGGACGCGCCCCGGTGGAACCCCATGAAGGTGAAGCTGGCAGGATGGACGGGCTTCTTGATGGCCCCCGGGAGGTCCGGGTCTCTGGCGGTCTTGGGGACTTTGCGGGCGCCCTTGCTGGGCGGGAAGTCCTTGGCGTCGGCCGGCGGCGGCTTGCGGCCGCGCTTCCGGGGCGGCGACTGCTTGGCCACGACGATCTGCGCCTTCTTCTGCGGAACCGGATGCAGCTCCCTGGTTCTGCCGGCCGTGCCGGGCgtctcgccgccgccgtcctcctcgtcctcgtcctcggacgacgaggacgaggagcacGAAGACGAGGAGtcggaggacgaggacgaggagccggacgaggagctgctggacttgCTGACTTCAGGAACGTTCTCCTGCAGTTTGGAACAGGAACGCGTTAGACGGCGGAACCAGGTCCTGGACGGAGGACGGCTCCGGACCGGACTCACCAGGACTTTCCGGGGTCGTCCTCTGGGCCGTTTCCCTTTCTTTCGCATCAGAAGCTCCTTCTCTTGCTCCCTGCGGAGGAGAGCGGAGGGTCAGCGGCGGGCGCCGGAGCCCGGGGCCAGCCGGTGCGCCGGGACACTCACTTCTTGTTGAAGGCGGCGAGCAGCCGCGGGTCCAGGATGTTCTCCTGAGGCTCCCAGCTGTTGTGTCTGTAACAAACCACCACAGGAGCTGAAACGCCTGGCACtcatccagaccaggacccggcCCCGGAGGAAGACCCGGCcccggaggaggaccaggacgcggaggaggaccaggacccggaggaggaccaggacccggcCCCGGAggaagaccaggacctggaggaggacccGGCCCCGGAGGAGGACCCAGCcccggaggaggaccaggacccggaggaggaccaggactcggaggaggaccaggacccggaggaggaccaggacccgagaggaggaccaggacccgaGAGGAGGACCCAGACCTAGTGAGGGATCCGTTcattcaggaaacactggacgcCGCTGTTCAGCGGATGAGAGCCGAGTGGAGGCAACCTGAACGCCACCTGAGACCTTTATTTACAGACCGGCTGTGAAACGCTGCTCAGGTCTGATTCAGGCTTCCTTTTACCTGACTGACTCCTGACCGACTCCTGACCGACTCCTGACCGACTCCTGATCAGGGTTTCCgctgtaaaaaaaatgtcaccgGACAACATAACCGGCAGGTTTTCAATTTACCGGACAAGCGCTTGATGTCCCGGTAAAATATTATTTGGGGGGGGTTGTATACTTTCCACAGGGCGCCGCCTTCGCCTGTCAAATTTCGTGTGGACTAAATTTCTATTGACCTTTGGAGCGTGATGTCACAAAAAAGGGGCggagccatttttaatgtttatccgccattttgaaggggtgcTACAAACGCACTGCAGTGTAAACCCATTAGAAGCTGGAAAAGTAATGACAAAACGGTTTGaactgctgtgttgctggttgtaaGGCTCCCTGGCTGACCGGCAGGGCAGGAAGTGAGAGAATGGGCTGTCTGTTTTTGGTGTTCCTGCTTGGAAGCACCGTATCATGTTACTGGAAGGCAGCGGCTTGCCTGGATCGCTGCTGTTAGACGTGTGGAAATAAAGTTCGATGTCATCCAGATATCTCTTGAtatgttccacacattttcattctggtaAGTTCTTGATACTGGTCATGAATAAATGACTCTGTCAGTTAAACAGCTACTCTAAGACCAGCACATGGCTAATTAATTATTCTAAACaagccctcctgctgccactccccgtcctgcagtcagactgacaTTTTAGTGAGTTTTTCATAATCATAGCATCACCTctcaggtggaggtaaatcaggaggagctctttggaagaattaaaacgggaattaaaggagaaaagggaaacgctgtctggaggaagctgcagcagcgatGAACGGCGTCGTCTGGACGAACGGACcgactgaggtctgaacagattatagatcctttaatttaaccctgatgttacaaataatgaTGCTGACTCACGttacacagctcagagttttattgtttctttaattatgtctcagagccagacagcagcaccgCGGCCCGgactcctccccacagcgggacggtcccaccgagacacacccagcaccggaccggtgccgagcaggaccccggaccgagcgggacccgggactcaggccaccgagggcggcgccTGCCACCCGCTGTCGGTGcagcttaaattaaagaatagaagtcttaataaaatgtttgactaaacgtcctctgtctgtattttatctccctttagctgataCGTTATTTTCTGGGCTGCTGGCTTCGCACCACtgagtaaattaataatttgctaaactttagagtttatttacatttcatagcggttcttcaggtcctgtctcctggtccagccagtccaggctctgctggtttccacgtcggctcctctcgtggcgcaggTGCATCAacagtaactctatcggccagtgcaatattgtgtaaaactgccaaaataaagtcccatctttccggggctgaacagcagcgccccccgctggtctgaagctgctctgcagcagctgtgcgtctttgtgctctgttaaaacagctcctctgcgtggcaggatggaccagcggagttattgaaagttaaaaatccttcattaatcccacaagAGGGGATATTACTAGATGTTCTGtaagggcattattttattttttattctttcactttttaatcttGCTGAttatctgctgcttctgctttacggCGTGTTTcagatgtgctttataattgttttcacgctccgccaggttttttcCTGCACTACACCGTAAATCCACACCGAGTCAAACTTGCTccacgatgtcagacctgtcccGAGATGTCGAGAGAACGAGGTATCCTAGTTGTGCATCCGGACGCAATCGGTCGCGGTAGAATCTCTTTTCTTTCgcattttcaagtgttgtcatagtttgttttgatttctctaccccttcaaaatggcgccgtcgtcccataatgcattgcgcgGTGACGTCGGTTCCAAAGCTCAATAGAATGGTTGGGGAATTTCTTCAAAGATTTGCCCAAAGATCAGGACATAAATATAAAGTCTACTCACCTGCAAAGCAAACCTGTAAAAAACTCTATTCCTGTTATTAAGTGGGGTGTATTTTCAATAGATGTAAACTTTGTCGCTCTACGTGACAAAGCCATTTAAAAACATACAGAATTTGGTCCTAGAAACATTTTTTCTATCTTCTAGGTAAAGTTGTTTACAAAAACTGATTCTGAACCGAGCATCTGAGTGAGGAGTCAGAGCGGCGTCccggacagctggacagcgCCTGACATCTGCACTCTGACCCTTCTCCTCTGAACTATTCTGCTTATTAAAAAAGTCTAAGTTTCGCCTGTTTCCACGTGTCTCCCGCtgtattgttgttgtgctgcgCGCTTTGTCGGAGTAATGAAACACGTGCCACAAGTTCAGTTccgcctggaaaaaaaaaggtttttccaCATAGACGAGGCTCATtcataaaatataaaattcggggttttatgggtttttttttttaatttttttaaaatgaggtggaaattgccttttttaattcaatttttgcttggagggaatattcCAAAAAAAATTGAGCTTGGAGGGAAGATTTTTCCCCGGACATTTTGACcggtggtgttaaaatatgtcGGACTTCGGCAGATTTTACCGGTCAAAGTCCGGTAATTACCGGATAACACAAACCCTGCTACTGACCAACTCCTGACCAACTACTGACTGACATCTGACAAACCACTGACCAACTACATACCAACTATTGACAAACTGACCAACTACTGACCAACCACTGACCAACTACATACCAACTATTGACAAACTGACCAACTACTGACCAACCACTGACCAACTACATACCAACTATTGACAAACTGACCAACTACTGACCAACCACTGACCAACTACATACCAACTATTGACAAACTGACCAACTCCTgaccagtggcggccggtggcgtgGGGCGCTTGTTTTGCCTGCCTACACCGCCAGCAGCAGGCGGTGcggtgttaattcacttccgcattgacgggagcgcttgtttccacacccgcgcattcacGGCACATTCCAAACTACACAACAGGTCGGcaacgattatttttaataaactggtttcttcaacaccgcccgcctggaatgcgcaggtATGGAAACGAGTGCTTCCGCCAATGTGGAAGTGAATTAACGCCACACCGCCTGCCTGGcagtgtaggcggacaaaacaagcgtcCCTCGCCACCTGCGCCCTGCGCCACCGGCCGCTACTGCTACTGACCAACACCTGACCAGCTCTGCACCAGCCCAGAGACCGGCTGCAGTCCCTCCTGGAGTCGGACTACCAACCGTCCGTACATTAGAGCTCTGCCACCTGGCTGAGAGGAACCAAAGGTTCTCTGAACTCCAGAACGAGTCACATTCATCCACTTCCTGCATGTTAGAGTCAAACAgcgacaaacagaaaacaccagcGATCAGACGCTGGAATGTCTGCATGAAGTTTAAATCTGACGGTCGGAAGGAGCTTTAAGTAGAACAGACGAGTCAAGATATGAGAAaatctcctttttgttttcataatcaTACAACAAATTTCAACACTGAGGACGCT from Salarias fasciatus unplaced genomic scaffold, fSalaFa1.1, whole genome shotgun sequence harbors:
- the LOC115385554 gene encoding chromobox protein homolog 2-like, yielding MEELSAVGEQVFDAECILNKRLRKGKLEFLVKWRGWSSKHNSWEPQENILDPRLLAAFNKKEQEKELLMRKKGKRPRGRPRKVLENVPEVSKSSSSSSGSSSSSSDSSSSCSSSSSSEDEDEEDGGGETPGTAGRTRELHPVPQKKAQIVVAKQSPPRKRGRKPPPADAKDFPPSKGARKVPKTARDPDLPGAIKKPVHPASFTFMGFHRGASREAAAGPARGPLTPGGAAKNPAGGPASSGRSPVQTASLSLNRSGHNRSLSDGRQAASGASLDLKTAAGKSKGVAALNLNTSKPPGQGTAQLSPPSGQRKPPAPLSTLPRIPHPKPAASVPSKNPPSGPGPGLQPLNLQSKLAQSGGAPRTAAKKTPVSQNQERSAPKTPPTPQRLAVRKPQTPADRVQTARVPGRLEKTCGEVQNPERTGSKEGKKARMNDMSTGEDESSSDSDQDSSYPGRPPVQNQDWKPTRSLIEHVFVTDVTANLVTVTVKESPTSVGFFSLRHY